From Oryza sativa Japonica Group chromosome 4, ASM3414082v1, one genomic window encodes:
- the LOC4336667 gene encoding O-fucosyltransferase 6 codes for MGTRRRRHQHHGRWVVPAVAPAAAAFTAAGLLLVVVAFHCFLSPPLGGGGGGGGGHRVVRRPNPPFLLNKPSELRRNVVGTVDFAVPSGGSKLGEELWASKLASNFFGCSNATKAFADAKAVTEPNRYLMIATSGGLNQQRTGIIDAVVAARILNATLVIPNLDQKSFWKDASDFADIFDVESFISSLSNDVKIIRQVPDRNGKTPYPYKMRIPRKCTAKCYENRVLPALLKKHVVQLTKFDYRVSNRLETNLQKLRCRVNYHALQFTDPILKMGEMLVQRMRAKSGRFIALHLRFEPDMLAFSGCYFGGGEIERRELGAIRKRWKTLHASNPDRERRHGKCPLTPEEVGLMLRALGFGKDVHIYVASGEVYGGEETLAPLKALFPNFHSKETLASKEELAPFLSFSSRMAALDYIVCDKSDVFVTNNNGNMARMLAGRRRYFGHKRTIRPNAKKLYSLFLNRTSMSWETFSSKVQTLQKGFMGEPNEIKPGRGEFHEHPMDCICAKTKGRSGHSKPHPSNRIGEAMEKRANDGEFDWRDLDYGENTPLGRDSSNETDSDMHELEDMVSD; via the exons atggggacgaggcggcggcgtcaccaGCACCACGGCAGGTGGGTGGTGCCCGCGGtggcgccggccgcggcggcgttcaCGGCGGCGGGACtgctgctcgtcgtcgtcgctttCCACTGcttcctgtcgccgccgctcggcggcggcggcggcgggggtggcggcCACCGTGTTGTGCGGCGACCGAACCCGCCGTTCCTG TTGAACAAGCCGAGCGAGCTGCGCCGAAATGTAGTTGGCACCGTCGATTTTGCCGTTCCT AGCGGCGGGAGCAAGCTGGGCGAAGAGCTCTGGGCGTCGAAACTGGCCAGCAACTTCTTCGGCTGCAGCAACGCGACCAAGGCGTTCGCCG ATGCCAAGGCCGTCACGGAGCCGAATCGGTATCTGATGATCGCAACGAGCGGCGGCCTGAACCAGCAGCGAACAGGG ATCATAGATGCTGTTGTTGCAGCCCGTATTCTGAATGCAACACTTGTCATTCCCAACCTGGATCAGAAATCCTTCTGGAAAGATGCAAG TGATTTTGCGGATATTTTTGATGTTGAGTCATTCATATCCTCACTCTCAAACGATGTAAAGATCATACGGCAAGTACCTGACAGGAATGGGAAAACACCATATCCTTACAAAATGCGTATTCCTAGGAAGTGTACTGCAAAATGCTATGAGAACCGAGTATTACCTGCCCTTTTGAAAAAACAT GTTGTCCAGCTTACCAAATTTGACTACCGGGTTTCCAATAGGTTGGAGACTAACCTTCAAAAGCTTAGGTGCAGAGTCAATTATCATGCACTACAGTTCACAGATCCAATTCTTAAGATGGGCGAAATGCTTGTCCAAAGAATGAGAGCCAAAAGTGGACGCTTCATTGCCCTTCACCTAAG ATTTGAGCCTGACATGCTCGCCTTCTCTGGTTGCTACTTTGGAGGTGGGGAAATTGAGAGAAGAGAACTCGGTGCAATCCGTAAGAGATGGAAGACACTGCAT GCAAGCAACCCTGACAGAGAACGTAGGCACGGTAAGTGCCCTCTCACACCAGAAGAGGTTGGCCTCATGCTCCGAGCATTGGGATTTGGGAAGGATGTGCACATATATGTTGCATCAGGTGAGGTGTATGGTGGAGAGGAGACGCTGGCACCTCTGAAAGCGCTCTTCCCAAACTTCCACTCAAAGGAAACTCTAGCTAGCAAGGAGGAGTTGGCGCCTTTCCTCTCATTTTCATCTCGCATGGCAGCGCTTGATTATATTGTGTGTGATAAGAGTGATGTATTTGTGACAAATAACAACGGCAACATGGCCAGAATGTTGGCTGGTCGAAG GAGGTATTTTGGGCACAAGAGGACCATAAGGCCCAATGCCAAGAAGCTTTACTCACTCTTTCTCAATCGAACCAGCATGAGTTGGGAAACATTTTCGTCCAAAGTTCAGACACTTCAGAAGGGATTTATGGGGGAGCCCAATGAGATAAAACCTGGAAGAGGTGAATTCCATGAGCACCCTATGGACTGTATTTGCGCAAAGACAAAGGGAAGAAGTGGGCATAGTAAGCCTCATCCAAGTAATCGGATTGGGGAAGCAATGGAGAAACGTGCTAATGATGGTGAGTTTGACTGGAGAGATCTGGACTACGGCGAGAATACACCCTTGGGAAGGGATTCTTCAAATGAGACTGATTCAGACATGCATGAATTGGAGGACATGGTCTCAGACTAG